One Scomber japonicus isolate fScoJap1 chromosome 1, fScoJap1.pri, whole genome shotgun sequence DNA window includes the following coding sequences:
- the mc1r gene encoding melanocyte-stimulating hormone receptor has translation MESANRTQHNTFILHASLSPLNDFLEENDTNITAGETNSLGCVQIRIPQELFLALGIISLVENILVVLAIIKNRNLHSPMYYFICCLAVSDMLVSVSNVVETIVMLLNDHGLLDVQPGMLRHLDNVIDVMICSSVVSSLSFLCTIAADRYITIFYALRYHSIMTTQRAVTIIVVVWLASTTSSILFIVYYTDNAVIVCLVTFFCTTLVFNAVLYLHMFLLAHVHSRRIMAFHKSRRQSTSMKGAITLTILLGVFILCWGPFFLHLILILTCPTSPFCNCFFRNFNLFLILIICNSLIDPLIYAYRSQELRKTLQELVLCSWCFGV, from the coding sequence ATGGAAAGTGCCAACAGGACCCAGCATAACACCTTCATCCTACATGCGAGTCTCAGCCCGCTTAATGACTTTTTGGAGGAAAACGACACTAACATCACCGCCGGAGAGACAAATTCGTTGGGCTGCGTGCAGATCCGCATCCCTCAGGAGCTCTTCTTGGCCCTGGGGATCATCAGCCTGGTGGAAAACATCCTTGTGGTGCTAGCCATAATCAAAAACCGCAACTTGCATTCACCCATGTACTACTTCATCTGCTGCCTGGCCGTGTCCGACATGCTGGTCAGTGTCAGCAATGTGGTGGAGACCATAGTCATGCTCCTCAATGACCACGGCCTGCTGGACGTGCAGCCGGGCATGTTGCGCCACCTGGACAATGTCATCGACGTGATGATCTGCAGCTCCGTGGTGTCCTCGCTCTCCTTCCTGTGCACCATCGCCGCGGATCGCTACATCACCATCTTTTACGCACTGCGTTATCACAGTATCATGACCACGCAGCGCGCGGTGACTATCATCGTGGTGGTGTGGCTGGCCAGCACCACCTCCAGCATCCTCTTCATCGTGTATTACACCGACAATGCTGTGATTGTGTGCCTCGTGACTTTCTTCTGCACTACCCTGGTGTTTAACGCCGTGTTGTACCTGCATATGTTCCTCCTGGCGCACGTGCACTCCCGGCGCATCATGGCTTTCCACAAAAGCAGACGCCAGTCCACAAGTATGAAGGGAGCGATTACACTGACCATCCTGCTCGGGGTCTTCATTTTATGCTGgggtcctttcttcctccacctcATTCTCATCCTCACCTGTCCCACTAGCCCTTTCTGCAACTGTTTCTTCAGAAACTTTAACCttttcctcatcctcatcatctgcAACTCGCTCATCGACCCGCTCATCTACGCCTACAGGAGTCAGGAGCTGCGTAAAACCCTGCAGGAGCTGGTTCTGTGTTCCTGGTGCTTCGGCGTGTGA